The proteins below are encoded in one region of Paramisgurnus dabryanus chromosome 2, PD_genome_1.1, whole genome shotgun sequence:
- the pth1b gene encoding parathyroid hormone 1b: MSSIHSLEKTILVIVLWGLCSLLYLEALPVSKRSISEVQLMHNVREHKQVLNRQDWLQLKLNNILTPSSNDSQKEQRGKNDVSSSKRLKKGERATWILN, encoded by the exons ATGTCATCCATACATTCATTGGAGAAAACTATTTTGGTCATTGTGCTGTGGGGCCTTTGCAGTTTGCTGTATCTGGAGGCTTTACCAGTCAG CAAGAGGTCGATCAGTGAAGTTCAGCTCATGCACAACGTTCGTGAGCACAAGCAGGTGCTAAACAGACAAGACTGGCTTCAGCTGAAACTCAACAATATCCTCACACCTTCATCAAATGACTCCCAAAAGGAGCAAAGAGGAAAAAATGATGTTTCATCCAGTAAGCGTTTAAAAAAAGGGGAACGTGCAACATGGATCTTGAACTGA